The following coding sequences lie in one Kitasatospora herbaricolor genomic window:
- a CDS encoding zinc-dependent alcohol dehydrogenase family protein, which produces MKAVVIRSFGDPEGLEVVDVPAPSPAPGQLRIATEAIGVGGVDAVIRRGALAAHGFREGHLLGSEVAGRVAAVGEGVDPSWIGRRVWAFTGLSGGYAEQAVAAVEDVLALPDDLSGADAVTLGGSGVVAHFALQHARFTPGETVLVRGAAGSIGITAVQLAARGGASAVAVTTSSAERGARLRDLGATHVLDRTGEGGPHAPAGFDVVIDVVAGPQLPLLLDKLNPNGRFVAVGVVGGRPPADFGMRLMDAFRKSLSFATFSSDTVPAPDRQAVRSSQFADAARGDLRTVVHEVLPLDQAALAHRRMDAGEVFGRVVLAP; this is translated from the coding sequence ATGAAAGCCGTCGTGATCAGGAGCTTCGGCGACCCCGAGGGCCTGGAGGTCGTCGATGTGCCCGCGCCCTCTCCTGCCCCGGGGCAGCTGCGGATCGCCACGGAGGCGATCGGGGTGGGCGGTGTGGACGCCGTGATCCGCCGGGGAGCGCTCGCCGCTCATGGCTTCCGGGAGGGCCACCTCCTCGGCAGCGAGGTCGCGGGCAGGGTCGCAGCGGTGGGCGAGGGCGTGGACCCCTCGTGGATCGGGCGGCGGGTGTGGGCGTTCACCGGCCTGTCCGGCGGGTATGCGGAGCAGGCCGTCGCCGCGGTCGAGGACGTCCTCGCGCTGCCCGACGATCTGAGCGGCGCCGACGCGGTGACCCTCGGCGGCTCCGGCGTGGTCGCCCACTTCGCCCTGCAACATGCCCGCTTCACGCCCGGTGAGACGGTGCTCGTACGCGGTGCGGCGGGCAGCATCGGGATCACGGCGGTCCAGCTCGCAGCCAGGGGCGGCGCGAGCGCGGTGGCGGTCACCACCTCGTCGGCGGAGCGCGGCGCCCGCCTGCGGGACCTGGGCGCCACCCATGTCCTGGACCGCACCGGCGAGGGCGGCCCGCACGCACCGGCGGGCTTCGACGTGGTGATCGATGTCGTGGCCGGCCCCCAACTGCCCCTTCTCCTGGACAAGCTGAACCCCAACGGACGGTTCGTGGCCGTCGGCGTGGTGGGCGGCCGGCCGCCGGCGGACTTCGGCATGCGCCTCATGGACGCCTTCCGCAAGTCGCTCTCGTTCGCCACCTTCAGCTCCGACACCGTGCCCGCCCCCGACCGGCAGGCCGTGCGGTCCTCCCAGTTCGCCGACGCCGCGCGGGGGGACCTGCGCACGGTCGTCCACGAGGTGCTGCCCCTGGACCAGGCTGCGCTTGCCCACCGACGGATGGACGCGGGGGAGGTGTTCGGCAGGGTCGTGCTGGCGCCCTGA
- a CDS encoding cupin domain-containing protein — protein MSSAALKPVLTRAAEAETTSDPSSTMTLLADCGTDGSPITSYRSSFAKGAVGAPAHFHTRASELFFVIGGSLQVLVDDEVKTLNEGDFLLVPPHTPHAFAAAPGSEADVLFTFTPGMPRFDYLRLLGRVMRGEASPQEIKDSSEQYDNHYVDSPLWRATLEAAAK, from the coding sequence ATGAGCAGCGCCGCGCTGAAGCCCGTTCTGACCCGTGCCGCCGAGGCCGAGACGACCAGTGACCCGAGCAGCACGATGACCCTGCTGGCCGACTGTGGTACCGACGGCAGCCCGATCACCAGCTACCGCTCGTCCTTCGCCAAGGGCGCGGTCGGGGCCCCGGCCCACTTCCACACCCGGGCATCCGAGCTGTTCTTCGTCATCGGGGGCTCGCTCCAGGTGCTGGTGGACGACGAGGTGAAGACGCTGAACGAGGGTGATTTCCTGCTCGTCCCGCCGCACACCCCGCACGCCTTCGCGGCGGCCCCGGGCTCCGAGGCCGATGTGCTGTTCACCTTCACCCCGGGCATGCCGCGCTTCGACTACCTGCGCCTGCTCGGCCGGGTGATGCGCGGCGAGGCCAGCCCGCAGGAGATCAAGGACTCCTCCGAGCAGTACGACAACCACTACGTCGACAGCCCGCTCTGGCGTGCCACCCTGGAAGCCGCGGCCAAGTAG
- a CDS encoding GntR family transcriptional regulator: MLLTFEVIAEALRGRIRSGGLKPGDALPTQAVLMAEYGASSLSVQKAMALLKQDGYAISRPARAPSSPTPMPRVTQMTGRRGTCPSGGRRRA; encoded by the coding sequence GTGTTGCTGACGTTCGAGGTCATCGCCGAGGCCCTGCGGGGGCGGATCCGCTCCGGCGGGCTGAAGCCGGGGGACGCGCTGCCGACGCAGGCCGTGTTGATGGCGGAGTACGGGGCCTCCAGCCTGTCCGTGCAGAAGGCCATGGCCCTGCTGAAGCAGGACGGCTACGCGATCTCCCGCCCAGCAAGGGCGCCTTCGTCGCCCACCCCGATGCCGAGGGTGACTCAGATGACGGGGAGGCGGGGAACATGCCCGTCGGGGGGACGGCGGCGCGCGTAG
- a CDS encoding saccharopine dehydrogenase family protein, with product MRILLVGAGGVGGAVTRIAARRDFFEHFVVADYDGERAGAVAASADDARFTAARVDASDQPAVEDLLARHRCDVLLNATDPRFVMPLFRAALAAGVNYLDMAMSLSRPHPERPHELTGVKLGDEQFALAPEWERAGRLALVGIGVEPGLSDVFARYAADELFDEIEEIGVRDGADLTVDGYDFAPSFSIWTTIEECLNPPVVYERERGWFTTAPFSEPEVFDFPEGIGPVECVNVEHEEVLLMPRWIDAERVTFKYGLGQEFIDVLRTLHKLGLDRTEPVKVGDALVAPRDVVAACLPDPAALGDRMRGRTCAGTWVKGTKDGAPREVYLYHVADNETTMAEYGSQAVVWQTAVNPVIALELIATGTWSATGVQGPEALAPRPFLDLLNAYGAPWGLREM from the coding sequence ATGCGCATCCTCCTGGTGGGAGCCGGCGGCGTCGGCGGCGCCGTCACCCGCATCGCCGCCCGCCGCGACTTCTTCGAGCACTTCGTCGTCGCCGACTACGACGGGGAGCGCGCCGGCGCGGTGGCCGCCTCGGCGGACGACGCCCGCTTCACCGCGGCCCGCGTCGACGCCTCCGACCAGCCGGCGGTCGAGGACCTCCTCGCCCGGCACCGCTGCGACGTCCTCCTCAACGCCACCGACCCGCGGTTCGTCATGCCGCTCTTCCGCGCCGCCCTCGCGGCCGGCGTGAACTACCTCGACATGGCGATGTCGCTCTCCCGCCCGCACCCCGAGCGCCCGCACGAGCTGACCGGCGTCAAGCTCGGCGACGAGCAGTTCGCGCTGGCCCCCGAGTGGGAGCGCGCGGGCCGGCTCGCCCTGGTCGGCATCGGCGTGGAGCCCGGGCTCTCCGACGTGTTCGCCCGCTACGCCGCCGACGAGCTGTTCGACGAGATCGAGGAGATCGGCGTCCGCGACGGCGCCGACCTCACCGTCGACGGCTACGACTTCGCCCCCTCGTTCTCCATCTGGACCACCATCGAGGAGTGCCTCAACCCGCCCGTCGTCTACGAGCGGGAGCGGGGCTGGTTCACCACCGCGCCGTTCAGCGAGCCCGAGGTCTTCGACTTCCCCGAGGGCATCGGCCCGGTCGAGTGCGTCAACGTCGAGCACGAGGAGGTGCTCCTGATGCCGCGCTGGATCGACGCCGAGCGCGTCACCTTCAAGTACGGCCTCGGCCAGGAGTTCATCGACGTCCTGCGCACCCTGCACAAGCTCGGCCTCGACCGCACCGAGCCGGTCAAGGTCGGCGACGCCCTGGTCGCGCCCCGCGACGTGGTCGCCGCCTGCCTGCCCGACCCGGCCGCCCTCGGCGACCGGATGCGCGGCAGGACCTGCGCCGGCACCTGGGTCAAGGGCACCAAGGACGGCGCCCCGCGCGAGGTCTACCTCTACCACGTCGCCGACAACGAGACGACGATGGCCGAGTACGGCTCCCAGGCCGTCGTCTGGCAGACCGCCGTCAACCCGGTCATCGCCCTCGAACTGATCGCCACCGGCACCTGGAGCGCCACCGGCGTCCAGGGCCCCGAGGCACTGGCCCCCCGCCCCTTCCTCGACCTCCTCAACGCCTACGGCGCGCCCTGGGGCCTGCGCGAGATGTGA
- a CDS encoding RNA-guided endonuclease InsQ/TnpB family protein, with protein sequence MIRAYKFLMRPTVGQAQALGEMLRDHCSLYNGALQERRDAYRHVSKSSVKYGMQSAQLKEIRAFDPERQGRWSFSSQQATLRRLDKAFAAFFRRVRSGDTPGHPRFRGVNWFDTVEFPKDGDGCRWDSTTHDPVTRVRLQGVGHVKVHQHQAVVGRVKTVSVKREGRKWFVVLTAEQEQPEPLPATGSAVGIDLGIANFLADSGGGFVPNPRHGRSNAARLEAAQQALAKFPRVRRDKRSANHRRTVEKVAKLHGKVRRQRLDHAHKTALALVREHDFIAHENLTIRNMVKTVAPKPDPDKAGAFLPNGAAAKTGLNRSISDAGWGVFLTILHAKAESAGREVIAVDPRNTSRRCPQCGHTSADNRTTQAKFHCAGCGHIAHADTVGAINVLRAGLVRREAQPA encoded by the coding sequence ATGATTCGTGCGTACAAGTTCCTCATGCGCCCCACCGTGGGCCAGGCGCAGGCACTCGGCGAGATGCTGCGTGACCACTGCTCTTTGTACAACGGGGCGTTGCAGGAACGTCGCGACGCCTACCGGCATGTCTCCAAGAGCTCGGTCAAGTACGGGATGCAGTCGGCGCAGCTCAAGGAGATCCGGGCGTTCGACCCGGAGCGTCAGGGCCGCTGGTCGTTCTCCTCGCAGCAGGCGACGCTTCGGCGTCTGGACAAGGCGTTCGCTGCGTTCTTCCGTCGGGTCAGGTCCGGGGACACGCCCGGCCATCCCCGGTTCCGGGGTGTGAACTGGTTTGACACGGTCGAGTTCCCCAAGGACGGAGACGGCTGCCGTTGGGACTCCACCACCCACGACCCGGTGACCCGCGTCCGTCTCCAAGGTGTCGGACACGTCAAGGTGCACCAGCACCAGGCAGTGGTCGGCAGGGTCAAGACCGTCTCGGTGAAGCGTGAGGGCCGTAAGTGGTTCGTCGTGCTGACCGCCGAACAGGAGCAGCCCGAGCCGCTGCCCGCGACCGGCAGCGCCGTCGGGATCGACCTGGGCATAGCGAATTTCCTCGCCGACTCGGGCGGCGGGTTCGTTCCCAACCCGCGCCACGGCCGCAGCAACGCCGCCCGGCTCGAAGCCGCACAGCAAGCCCTCGCGAAGTTCCCCCGCGTGCGCCGGGACAAGCGGTCGGCCAACCACCGCCGCACCGTGGAGAAGGTCGCCAAGCTGCACGGCAAGGTACGCCGCCAACGGCTTGACCACGCACACAAGACCGCGTTGGCACTGGTCCGTGAGCACGACTTCATCGCGCACGAGAACCTGACGATCCGCAACATGGTCAAGACGGTCGCGCCCAAGCCCGACCCTGACAAGGCGGGCGCGTTCCTGCCCAACGGGGCGGCGGCCAAGACCGGACTCAACCGCTCGATCTCCGACGCCGGATGGGGGGTGTTCCTCACGATCTTGCATGCCAAGGCTGAAAGCGCCGGGCGCGAAGTGATCGCCGTGGACCCCCGCAACACGTCCCGCCGATGCCCGCAGTGCGGGCACACCAGCGCGGACAACCGGACCACACAGGCAAAGTTCCACTGCGCCGGGTGCGGCCACATCGCGCACGCCGACACAGTGGGAGCCATCAACGTTCTACGGGCCGGGCTGGTCCGTCGCGAAGCCCAACCGGCTTAA
- a CDS encoding TetR/AcrR family transcriptional regulator → MTDRLPRTVRSDARDNRARILEAARAVFGERGLGAPMREVARHGGIGPATLYRHFPTKQALVVETFAEQRRACQGAVRDALADPDPWHGFRSLIERICELHARSRGFADAFMTAFPEAMDSAADREQTLRAVGDLARRAQKSGQLRPDFAIDDLVLMLMAHRGLQDVPRAARIASSRRFAAYVIEAFSAAPPAAAPTPLPPAPHLRLSRSPGTP, encoded by the coding sequence ATGACCGACCGATTGCCTCGGACCGTACGTTCCGACGCCCGCGACAACCGGGCCCGCATCCTGGAAGCCGCCCGCGCGGTGTTCGGCGAGCGGGGCCTGGGCGCACCCATGCGCGAGGTCGCCCGGCACGGGGGCATCGGCCCCGCCACGCTGTACCGGCACTTCCCCACCAAGCAGGCACTGGTCGTGGAGACCTTCGCCGAGCAGCGACGGGCCTGCCAGGGCGCCGTCCGCGACGCTCTCGCGGATCCGGACCCGTGGCACGGATTCCGGAGCCTGATCGAGCGGATCTGCGAACTCCACGCGCGCAGCCGGGGATTCGCCGACGCCTTCATGACGGCCTTCCCCGAGGCCATGGACTCCGCCGCCGACCGGGAGCAGACGCTGCGCGCGGTCGGCGACCTGGCCCGCCGTGCGCAGAAGAGCGGCCAACTGCGCCCCGACTTCGCCATCGACGACCTGGTCCTCATGCTCATGGCCCACCGGGGCCTGCAGGACGTGCCGCGCGCGGCCCGGATCGCGTCCTCCCGCCGCTTCGCCGCCTACGTGATCGAGGCGTTCAGCGCCGCACCGCCGGCGGCAGCGCCCACGCCGCTGCCGCCGGCACCGCACCTGCGGCTCAGCCGGTCGCCCGGCACGCCGTAG